Genomic window (Zingiber officinale cultivar Zhangliang chromosome 2B, Zo_v1.1, whole genome shotgun sequence):
catcaacctagattactaggacacagtttcattctataataaacaacacaccatataaataataccatttcccaacttatcgggtctattgatttatcgaactaaatcgcactcttttataaattaaataaatgaatattgagtatatgtgtttgttattatagcatgattaagaacacacacttccataataacaaaggtcttgttcttttatgcagccagtataaaaagaacttaccttaaatggtcctgctcaatacactcagagtgtactagtgtaattttatagttaagataaactaataccaaattacactatgactattccaatggtttgttcctttccatcttagtcgtgagtttctgtttataatttataaggaattgctaacatgatcttctgtgtgtgacaccacataccatattatctacaatataaaataattgaacaactacacttagcatataaatgtagacatttgaccaatgtgattctttatttcaaaaataaatatttacaaaaaattaggcttttagtatacactctaacaccaagaagattcttgggatgaagATTCATAGGGTAGAGCTGCAGGGAGATTCTAATTGTCTCAACGTAGGTATATGGAGAAGGTGCTAGATAGGTTCAACATGAGAATGCAAAGTTAGTGAGCACACCCCTGGCATATCACTTCAAGCTATCCAGTACATGGTGTCCAAAGATGGATGACGAGATCTAaaagatgtcaaaggttccttttGCTAGTACAGTTGATTGTCTGATGTATGTCATGGTTTACATGAGATCATATTTGGCGCAAGCAGTTACTATGgtgagcaagtttctctcaaatcctggtcgaccaGATTAGGATGCAATGAAGTAGATTTTCATATACTTGAGACATACAACTAATAATGACATTATATTTAGTAGACAATCGGAAGATCCTTCAATTGTTGGGTGTatagatgcagactatgcaggagatttagatgaCAAGAGGTCTACTATAGAATACGTGTTCACAATGGCAGAAGGACCTATCTGTTGGCAATCTATAATAtatattgttgcattgtctactatgAAGTCAGAGTACATGACAGCAGCTGAAGCAGTAAAGGAAACTTTATGGCTTATAGAGTTGGTCAGAAAATTAGGCGTTCAATAATGtgaagtcaagttgttatgcgatagccagagtgctatctatttgacGAAGAATCAAGTGTATCATGCGGGAACCAGGCACATTGATATAAGGTTTTACAAGATCAAAGAGCTTATTGCTTCCgaggaaattcaacttgagaaggttgaCATTGCAAATAATGTTGCAGGcatgctgacaaagccagtgatcatagagaagttcaagcattgcttgaacttgatccatatatCTAAAtgttagaggaaggaagctcagACCCAAAGATCCAAATGGAGTTTTATTTAGATATTCATGTTCTTCGAATGGCTGAATATCGCTAAGATGGATATTGTTGACGAGtaactcatatttggatgaaggtcaATGCAATGGACGACATGGAAAAAAATCTGTTAAGGTAGCTGACTCCATGTCTCATGGATTTAAAAGGatataagatatctccattggtatgaagcCTTTTGAATAAAGTTCAAGAGCAAAGTCAGAAGgggttaggcccaaagtggacactatcatgtcattgtgaagaTTATGTTAGGCCctaaatggacaatatcatattattgtggagatatatgaatATTCTTTGGGCACAATAAATAGGGTTTGGATCATGATGTTAATATCATTTGTTATGTCCAAAGATTATTCAAATATCtttataatgacatgatattatatCTTTTGAAATTAGATCCTCATGCCTTTACTCTTAGattctatcaaaaaaaaaaaaaaaaaaaaaaaattatgtcaaTAAAGatatctaatatttttttaaatctaatatttCCTAAATATATATATCCCAAGGCTCTCTCAGCTATATACCATTCCTAACCGCACTGACAGCGAACCCATCGTCATCATCTCCAACTTCCCTTCCttgttctctctctctcttctttcaATTACCAACAAAAAGAAAGACCTCCACCAGACGTCAAATACGTCACGCAAATTCCCGAGTAAACGATCCTAAGAAACATAGAGTCGCCCGTCAAATCGTGCTTTGACGGGGTCTGCATTCGATCGCCTTCAAGGCTTCCCATACTGAGCCATCCATCCTCGTTTGCTTCACGTGCCTGGACGCAATCGTTGACCTCCAGCGACGACGTTGGAACGCCGGCGAAGAGCCCCACACGTAAACCCAACCGCACAGGACCAcacactcttttttttctttcGGGAATTAAACTCCCAACCACACTCGATGTTGAAAGAAGACGAACGCCTAATGAGATAATCGAGAAAGGTTACGTCTTTATTCCACCGCTTAAAATAACAAACGAACAAAATCAATCTAAAAGTGTGAAGCTGGAACTTTGCTTTGCCGTAAATCGATGATTTTCTTGTAGTATAAGTTTCAGGATAATTTGCTCGGTCCGTGCTCGTTGCCGTTGTCGATAGGTTGGTTGCCGCTGAGGATGGACTTGATGGCGGCGGTCAGGGCCGCCGTGAAGTTCGGGTCGGACGTGATGGCGGCGGTCGCCGCGCTCACGGACTCCGCGATAGCCGGCGGCACGCCGGAGTGTTCCTTCTGCGGCGCCACCGAATATGACTGCTGGCCGAAGACTTGCGGAAGGGACGGCGGCTGCGGCGGCAACACGGGGAATTGAGCCTGGAAAGGCACTGCCGCTACCGGTGGCGGCGGCCGTTGGTACTGCAGCGGGTTGGGGCTCTTGGTCAGGTCCAACGTGACGGTCGGGAATGGAGCCGACGCCGATATGCTCGTCATGCTCGACGAGCAAGCTCCCGGCAGAATGGACCTCGCGAGGAAATGATGATTCATGAGCGCGTCGGCGCTAGTCATCGAACCCGACAGGAGCATCGACGCGGCGGCTGTAGTGGTCGAAGCCATGGCCATAGCCGCCGGCGGGAGGGAGTGGTTGTGGGCCCCCTCGTAGGTCGTCACTAGGATCGACCGGTCGTCGGCGCACCGTTGCACCTAATTAATTAATAGAATCGCGTCAAACACGATTAATTAAGTCATAATTACTACTTAATTGAGCTATTaattaaatcgataaaatagAAATTATCGGGTGTTGAATCAATTACTTGTTTCCTGACTGGGCATCCGGCGGCCATGGTGCATCTGTAGTAAGCTCTGGGGCATGGATTTCCCTTGGCCATCTtctgtccatacttcctccatTGGCATCCATCACTAATCTACAATAATTAAGATTAATCAGATTAAACAATTGAGATTAATCGATCAGTAATTCAGTTTTTTTTCCCCTTccatttaattaaaattgacaGCTGTCATTACCATGGGCGCCTCAGATCGAGCTCGCACAGAGACACGCGTCTTCCTCATGCTGGCCTCTTGGGCTTGCTCCTGAGCAGCCGTCGCCGGGGTCAACTTAGGCGCTTTGCTGAGGTTCACTTCTGAGGTCTcagacggcggcggcggcggcgacaaCGTCAACGACTGATCTGGGCTGGAGGTCGACGAGTTAGACGGCTCGTTATCACTGGTCGCCGGGCCTAAATCCATAAACTGCCTGATCGGAACGATAGCCCTGCTTTCGTCGACAGATTTGTCATCAGTGTTATTATTTCTTCCGTCCTCGACCTCTCGCGATCGAAGGGCGGTCTCGGCTGTGTTTCCCGGAACTCGATCGCGGTCCTGCAGCAGATGGATGACTTGCATGTGAAGGGACGTGTACTTGGCCGTCATTTGGTTGAGAAATTCTCTCAGTTTCTGGTTCTCCTCGTTCATGCGGGTCAGCTCCAGTTTCACGACCGCCAACTGATGAAAGAAATTCAGTTCGTTTAATAAAACTACAACAGGTCGTCGTCGATCGAACTCCCTGAAATCGATCGGTCAGACGGAGCTCGTCTTGATTATATACCTCATCGCACTTATCGTCGTCGATCCGCGACGCCCCGTCGTCCACCGTTGACTGGTCGCTGCGCGTATTCGCAGCGTGAAGTTGCATTAAGAATCCAGCCGtctagaaagaaagaaaaaataaactgataattattaattattatataatataaTTCCACCTACTGATCGATCGATATAGTTTTCGATCGAATTAATTCCAATATATCACAAACCTGAACGGCGACTTCTTCCTTCTTTACGGGGGTGAGATCGGATTTCGTCTTCTTGGCCGGAAACAAATCCATCTCGCAGACATCGGCTCGCCGGTCGCTGCTCGGCGCCCTCGGTCGCCGTACGTCGAGAGGGAGCTCCCCGAAGCCCATGGAAGCAGAAAGAAAGAGCGGATCCGATGTGTCGAAAGTGAGAGGTCGCCGTTTATCCATAGCTTAGCCGggaggaagatgaagatgaagaagagacGACGAAGTCCAAAGTTTGAAACGATGAGATGGGGAAGGGCAATATATGAACGGCAAGGGGAGCAGAGATGGCATCACACGGTGCGTCAGCGTGAGGTCAGCTAGAGAGATACGTTGTTCTACCGCAATGACTTCCACGCTTCGGGAAACCCTAACTTTTAACAAGGTCGCGGTATCGACCTACCCACCACCCTACCGATGTCTCTATTGATTGGGGAAATGGGTAACCGAGGGCTGACGCGGCGATGTGACCGTTTCAATGCAGATCCGCTTGCGGTCGCTGCGATTGGGCAGGCGGAGTCCACGTGAGGGAAATAGAATCCGTCAACCGCTCCTTTTGGACTGGGGCCACCGAGGCCGGCCGGCAGAGGCTCTCCGACCAGCAAACAGGAAAGTCCCCCGCGCGTGGCGGAGAGAGGGACGCGTTTCGAGTTTCGGGTGGGTGGATTTTACTATTCCCTGTTTAGAAGTGAATTGTATCTGCAGTTTCTCCGGCGGTCCCGGTGGGAATGGCGTTTGGAGATTTGACCCGCTTCGTCGtccaaaggatttttttttaaaaaaaaaaatgtttgtaattattttaattattacttACTCAAATGTCTTCTCTTCGTTTTTAAGCTGTTCGACTGTCTCATTAAAAAAATGCAATTTATTTCGTCTCATATTTCAAATGGCGATTTTCCAAATTTATTATTTGATTATGCAATTTATACAAAATTACTTAGATAATTTTGGGATGATCCAAATCACATAGTTTGGTATAGGTTCATTCCTAAAAATCATGAGCACACGTGAACATCTAAAATAGGAATCAGCCAAACTAGAAACCCTAATTTTCACCGGTAAAATTGACCTAAAACCCTATTTTTATTTCACCGACCAACCTCATTTAGTGTTCACGGGTACTTTTACTAGCCTCACTCATACCTCATCAACGAAACCAAGAACAGTAACTCTCAATGTTTCATCGACGACCGCATGATCTCCTTTTAGCATAAAGCTTTCATCCTTTCAATTGATGTTTATTCTTGGGATGAATTAACTTTAGTAAGGATTGACCCCAAAACTATATAATCATTAatattcaaaatattaaaaaatctatcatatttttttaattatatgttttaaaaaaattatgtaaaaatgtatgtttagtttaacttaatttgcTTTGAATTAACTTAATCAATCTCGAATTTCAAATGTCTtgtagttatttctttttaaaaaaatatttaaaaattaaaattatccatataataattttactattttattatgaatttgaattttaactaactaattttggtagagcccaaaataaaattatgttaatatttttttcttttctactgaaaataatttttaagatttattaatatttttttaaattattttttatataaaaaatatgtattACCATGATTCATTGTCTCTTTTGGCTAAAATCAATTTAATGCAGGTATGAACTTCTACTGTTTCCATTTATctatctgatttttttttacaaaaaaataaaaaatgtcatgactattttgagtttttttattCACCTTGAAATGAAAAACATACAGAACCTATAAGtggaataaatttattttattttgttaaaaaaataaaatatagattaaaataatatattattagaTTTTTGCCAAGTAATAATTTTACCAAAATTATTATAtgaatattttaatttcaaaataaaaactaaataaataaatgtatatATAAGAACATTTAATATTATTCATACTTTTAAAATcatcaaaatattaaaaatagtcACGTACTACAAATGTTCTATTGTCATGCAATTTTAAATAAGACCACTTGGAAAAGCTATTATATAGTAAGCTTTAAccaaaaatatcatatttttatttgtacatatttatttaaaatttataactagtattttattatcaatttattcaatatattaattttaaagaaaacaattatttttgaaataattcttaatatataattttaaatttataactaaTGTGTCTATTTAATGTTCTAATTTTCAAGATGAGTAGATAAAAGTTCAGCAATATAAGTCATCTAGAAAGGTAAACTTAGTAAAATGATTCAATAGAGACCCCAttcaattatgaaaaaaaaaatctatttgatGATCCAAAAAATACAcccttttaattaatttattttttccttaGGGTTTTGAACATTATCACGCACATTATTTTGACCGAAAAGAGGAGCTTCGGAATTTCGTTCttaaaataaaaatcttaaaCCTCGTGGTCACAATTgttcaaattttttattaatttcataaaccCCTTGAAAAATCTTCCCTTAAAAATAaggatgtaaatgaatcaagtcgttcatgagctattcgaaactcgattcgataaaagttcatttaagctcgtttaatgagattcgttaagataaacaaactaaaCTCAAATTTTATAATACTCAACTCGTTAGCTCATGAATACGTTCGTTAGTAAATtcataaattaacttttaaataaaatataataataattttgatattaaatttatagattttacactctacttgtggaaaatataaataaatatattaaatttatttattagaataaaattataaattttaataagattattataattttttctaaatatataattataatttttaatgaatatttaaatttataatttatatttattaaactcggtTAGGGCTCTATAAAAGCTCGATTaaactcgtgagccatgaatatattcgttaaataaattttgagctcGGCTTGATTACACCTCTACGTAGAAATCTATAGGTTTTGCGAACTTATTCAACGTGGGAAAAGGGTGCATATGTAGACAGCAATACATTTTCTCTGGATTCTTTGAAACTGCTCCTAATGCGTGCAATCACCGCCAGCGGCCGGCGAATGAAGTGTGACCTTCTTTTTCCTTCCTGTGGAAAATTTAATCTCTGATTTGATACACGAGGAACTCCAGCTTTCTTCTTTTAGAACACTCCTAGACTTTTCAATAGATTCTTTTCCGTTTGACTTTATCCGAAACATGTTCTTTTTTAGATGCCTGGAAATAGAAAAGAAGTCAAACATTCACGCTAGCTAGCTGGTAATGTAGATGAATGAACGATTTGGAACCTCAGGCTAAAAGCCAAAGTATGTTCAAAAGTCtacatggaaaagaaaaagaagaaggtaaTTTGAGAAATGAATCGATCTAGTTTCAGAAGACAGTCGACTTTTTCTCAACCAAATGTTCAAACAATGGGAAGAGAactgtgtgctttgattctataCTACAAGCAAGGAAGTGATTTGAATATTGTTGACAAAGTACTTGATATGTCAAGGAAAATTTTTGCATTGATCTGGTGTTATTGTAGATAGAGAGAAGGTTTGGTTATTGTGTTGaaataaatcaattaatttttCATCGAGATATTATAGATCTATTACTCGTATTGAATTATATATTGAGAATATTAAATCAGAAGATAGATTTGGGTTCGAGAAAGGATAGATAGATTATCGACTAAACGTCTACTAAATTGCATCCATGCATGGAAAACAGACCATTTTATATTATTGTTCGAATCCAGAAGAATGCATAAAAAACTTGGCTTGAGTGTAATAGGAGTGTGACATTAATGTTTCTGATTTTCTCTTTTTTGGTAGtaaaaaaggtgaatacgttcgcccTCGTTAATtcgtcccagggtcaacacggaggaggtaaatgaTGGGgggctactagtctttggaatagtgactagcacataagggagacatttacctcggctttgtcgatattcgaaacccagacctcattggtggcaacacctcatgtgctagccactagacccatccgaggggacttgattttctcctttttggtGCATGGCATCATGGGCAACATAAAAGAATTAAATCTTTAACGGGTCATAGTTTTTGAGGAAGCCGAGCATTGTGATCATAATAATTAGGACATGATGATGCTTGAGGATTACAAAAGCAAGTCACAGATTTAACTCAGCATTTAGCAGAAGTGGTACGCAATCTTGAAGATCGTGAGATCTTAGAGCGTGGATCTAAGTTTACCTTCAAGAACTCATATCACTATTGGGTCATATACCAAGAACGCTGAGATCGGGAGGAGCCTTATGGAGACCTCAGTTTTGGGTTGATTTGCATGAATTTTTTGGTACATTACAAGAAGAGGAATTCAATGATTGGATCAATAAAGTGGATCGAATCTTTTACTATTATAAGCAAGTTCTAGATTAGATGAAGGTAAAGTTGAGCGCCATCAGACTCAAGGGTTGAGCATCGGTGTTGTGGGAGCAGTTACAGCACTCACGAGATAGACATGGAAAATCTCAAATTACTGACTGGGAAAAGATGGAAAAAAAAGATGAGAGAGCACTTCCTTTCTTTCGGCTACACCCAAGTTCTGTTTCAGCAACTTCACATGTCGAGACAATGTGCAAGATCGATCGACCATTATATGGATGAGTTATGTCAGTTAGTTGCATGGAATGACTTATTTGAGATTGAGGAGGAGATGGTTGCTCAATACTTAGAGGGTTGAACCAATCCTTTCAAGATGTCCTCAACCTTCATTCATTGTGAACATTTCCAAGGCCTACTATAGCGTGCTCTGACTGTTAAAAACTAGCATAATCGGAATCCAGTTGTTAGAGGCAACCAAAACAATCGGTCCATTCATGTTAGAACCCATgcgagctagagggggtgaatagcttcaatCGCTTTTATTCGTTGCTTTATGCTCATCGTTGAATGCGCAACAAAAATCTTGCTTCATACTCAACTCCACATGCACAACACCTtggtttatttggtatccacctccttgaggtgattaatccaagagTCTACTCCAACAATCACTTCCACTATGAACactctccttctcggtaacttTTTGTAGGCAAAGAAACATCTACAAACACGTTCTTTCAAGAACACAACAAGAAACAAGAAAGCAAAgacaaatgaaataaaaaataattttaaaaatcaaaacctTGCTTCCTTAATATCTTGTTACTTGAAAATGTCTCTAGTTGACTCAGAAATGCACCATCACTTCGCCTCAGAATCTCCAAGAACCTGCGCTGAAAATCCTCTTTATAAGGCTGTTGTTTGGGTGATTATCGCCTACCACTTCACCAATCTATTGACATTGAATCCGAACATTTAAATGTGCAGAACAACTATTTTGTTTGCCTTACCAATCAATTAACATTGAAGCCAACCGTTTAAACGTGAAAAGGGCTATTTTTACCTTACCAATCGATTAGTGTTGCTTCCAATCGATCAGGTCAATCAATTCTGCAACATTCTATTCGATGCTATAGTGTACCAATTGATTGCTCTAATCGATTGAACCACTAATTGATTGAACCAATCGATTAGTGGGTAGTAAAAGTATAGATCTTTGAATGAACTTCATTTTGCATAAAAAATTACCTCGTTTTGATATCCAAGTGAAAAAATATGACTTTCAGAAGTTTACTTTGTCAAAACTTCCTCATTGCCTAACATtagatcaatcttgacctgtcgAGACTTCACGTCTCatcactaagtgtctggtcacCCATGACCAACTTAAACCTTCCATCTCGTGCCAAATGTCTAGTTATCTATGAcctacttaaacttttcatctcaTGCCTAGTGTTCGGTCATCCATGACCCACATGAACTTCCCTATTGCTAACTCTCCAttagactttcgatcaccaaatgACTTTTCTCTTATCAACTTTtcgttggacttccgatcactaagtgtccggtcaagcttgactcacttggacttttttcttgcCAACTTCCTGTtgaactttcgatcaccaagtatccaatcaattgTAACCTAGTTAGACCTCTTGCCTCATGTCAATGCCATGTTGAACTTATGACATCAtcaagtatccagttaacctTAATCTACTTGACACTTTactaatatattgatcaaacattGAAATCCAAACTCGAGTCAACCCGagcttagtcaacctagtcaaccttggCCTGAGATAGATTATACCAAAGTTCGCCCTTAGGATTCTCGTCCTTCATGGCAACAACCACCATAGATTCATTATATGGTTCCTATCAGGTGTTATCGTTGTGATGAACAAGGGCATAGGGCACACCATTATAGGAAACTTGCTCCTGGTGACAAGAAAGGTGAAAATTTATTGATCGAGGAAGACGCGAAAGAAGAGATGGCAGCAATTGGTAATCTGATGTATGAACCTGGCGGTGTGTTGTATGGTAATGGCCATGAGAGTTTGGTCATTTATAAAAGGTTGATAATTCCCAAGGGCAATTCAGAGGATAAGTAGTTGAGAATTATTATTTTTCACACTACCTGCAACATCGTAGATAAAGTCTGCAAGATAATTATTGACAGAGATAGTTGTGAGAACGTAATATCCGAAGAGGCCATCCAAAAATTATAGTTGAAGATGGAACGTTATTCTAAGTCGTATAAGTTGTCGTGACTAAATAAAGACAGTGATGTAGCAAGTAGACAGGCGATGCCTCATACCTTTTTCAATTGATAGTAAATATTTTGATAGTGATTAGTATGATATGGTGACTATGGATTCATATCATGTATTGTTGGAGAAACCTTGGTAGTATGATCATTGCATTATCCATGATGAATGGAAGAATACTTATACCCTTCacataaaaagaaagaaaattttgttGGTATCATGGCGAGAAAGAACCACTCCAGTTCCGGAAGACAAACTACTAATCTGGTTTCTATATCCAAGTTTTAGATAAGATGGAGCATGAAGACGTTATCTGTACTTTGCTCTCTTGCTAGAACGATGTCATAGCCATAGATGTTGTCTTACCAACTAAAGTACAATAGATGCTACCGAACTTTGCCGAATTGATGCCAAAAGATTTTCCTATTGGGATGTTACCAAAGAGAAGATATCCAATATTAAATTGATCTTATCTAGGGTTGAGTTTGGATAATCGACTAGCATATCATCTCAGCCCCAAAGTGGTCAAAGAATTGCAGTGGCAGGTGCTAGAATTATTAGAG
Coding sequences:
- the LOC122045369 gene encoding probable WRKY transcription factor 31, with protein sequence MDKRRPLTFDTSDPLFLSASMGFGELPLDVRRPRAPSSDRRADVCEMDLFPAKKTKSDLTPVKKEEVAVQTAGFLMQLHAANTRSDQSTVDDGASRIDDDKCDELAVVKLELTRMNEENQKLREFLNQMTAKYTSLHMQVIHLLQDRDRVPGNTAETALRSREVEDGRNNNTDDKSVDESRAIVPIRQFMDLGPATSDNEPSNSSTSSPDQSLTLSPPPPPSETSEVNLSKAPKLTPATAAQEQAQEASMRKTRVSVRARSEAPMISDGCQWRKYGQKMAKGNPCPRAYYRCTMAAGCPVRKQVQRCADDRSILVTTYEGAHNHSLPPAAMAMASTTTAAASMLLSGSMTSADALMNHHFLARSILPGACSSSMTSISASAPFPTVTLDLTKSPNPLQYQRPPPPVAAVPFQAQFPVLPPQPPSLPQVFGQQSYSVAPQKEHSGVPPAIAESVSAATAAITSDPNFTAALTAAIKSILSGNQPIDNGNEHGPSKLS